In Lolium perenne isolate Kyuss_39 chromosome 5, Kyuss_2.0, whole genome shotgun sequence, the sequence GTTGTTATCCAGAACAACTGAGCTGCACAGATATCTgccagttgcctccggtgtttcgTACACTAGAATGTGGCTCCGTGCAACATCATCGATGTGAACATATCCCATCCTTCCGTACAAAGTGAACCTGTCCGTGTCACCTGCAAGAGCATTTAAAAACAGTTAGCGACTAACTACAAAGGGTACATTATTTGGAAAATAGAACAACTGATGATACGAATGATACCAAAAATAAGCTGAAGTCAAGGACAGCTTTCAAAAGGTTGAACTAAATTACTGAGGCCATGCAGCAAGTTTTAGAGCACTACTTGAAGAGAAATAACTAGAAATACCTTGAAGTAAGCCAAGGATATCTGAAGCAGTAGTGCACAATTCATGGGATAAACTTGGTCCAATTACGAATGACGGAAGAACTGTCACAAGGTCAATGTTATTCTCCTTGGCAAAGTCCAATGCTGCTTTCTCTGCAAATATCTTTGCCAGGGCATACCATAGCTTTTGGGGTGCATAGAAGAGGAAAATTTCAGACCAAAGTTCATTACCGCATTGTAATCAAGACTACAATTTGGAATGTTCTACATCACCTGTAGCTTTTCACAGAGTGGCACGGAGCTCCATGTCGTTTCATCCCATAACAGTTCTGGCTGCTGAGTTTCATCCCTAATCCTTACCGCGGATGATGAAGATGTGAGAACAACCCTTTTGAGAAATGGACTCTTCTTGCAGGATCTTAGCACGTTGAGGGTACCATTGATTGCAGGACCAAGTGTTGCTTCCTGCGATATGAACA encodes:
- the LOC127302158 gene encoding tetraketide alpha-pyrone reductase 1-like gives rise to the protein MVSSTKGKLCVTGASGFVASWLIKKLLESGYHVIGTVRDPGNRRKVGHLWKLPGANERLQLVRADLLEEGSFDDAIRACEGVFHIASPVLGKSDSNCKEATLGPAINGTLNVLRSCKKSPFLKRVVLTSSSSAVRIRDETQQPELLWDETTWSSVPLCEKLQLWYALAKIFAEKAALDFAKENNIDLVTVLPSFVIGPSLSHELCTTASDILGLLQGDTDRFTLYGRMGYVHIDDVARSHILVYETPEATGRYLCSSVVLDNNELVGLLAKQFPVFPIPRRLKNPYGKQAYQLDTSKLQGLGLKFKGVHEMFNDCVESLKDQGHLLECPL